Proteins found in one Mucilaginibacter gracilis genomic segment:
- the gltX gene encoding glutamate--tRNA ligase: protein MSNSKVRVRFAPSPTGGLHLGGVRTVLFNYLFAKKHGGDFVLRIEDTDQNRYVDGAEQYILDCLAWCGLTPDESPVAGGHYAPYRQSERKPIYREYAERLVAQGHAYYAFDTPEELDHARKEIPNFQYGQVYRDTLRNSLSLKTAEVEHLLNAGVPHVIRIKMPTDESVHFNDMIRGHVSFETNLVDDKVLLKADGMPTYHLAVVVDDYLMKITHAFRGEEWLPSAPIHILLWRYLGWEADMPQWAHLPLILKPDGHGKLSKRDGARLGFPVYAMNWLDAKTGELTPGFRELGFLPEAFLNLLAMLGWNTGGEQEIFTLDELIANFSIERVSKAGAKFDFEKAKWYNAEWIKRLPAESLKLEVKHELAIRGIEANDDAYLIKVIEAVKDRCILLTDFYHQSGYFFETPAEYDLPSVKPKWTDVKTDFFNVLTGKYADVQTWEPAELESVFKALVEEKALKIGDVMLPFRIMLVGGKFGPHVFDIAALLGKEVVLERIAMALGVFTT, encoded by the coding sequence ATGTCAAATTCAAAAGTCCGCGTGCGTTTTGCGCCGAGCCCTACCGGTGGTTTACACCTCGGTGGCGTGCGTACCGTATTATTTAACTACCTTTTTGCCAAAAAACATGGCGGCGATTTTGTGTTACGTATTGAAGATACCGACCAAAACCGCTACGTTGACGGCGCCGAACAATATATTTTAGATTGCCTTGCCTGGTGCGGCCTTACGCCCGACGAAAGCCCCGTTGCCGGTGGCCACTATGCGCCCTACCGCCAAAGCGAACGCAAGCCTATTTACCGCGAATATGCCGAACGCCTGGTTGCCCAGGGCCATGCTTATTACGCCTTTGATACCCCAGAAGAGCTTGACCATGCCCGCAAGGAGATACCAAACTTTCAGTACGGGCAGGTGTACCGCGATACTTTGCGCAATTCGCTTTCGTTAAAAACTGCCGAGGTGGAGCATTTGCTTAATGCGGGTGTCCCACACGTTATCCGCATTAAAATGCCTACCGATGAGAGTGTGCATTTTAACGATATGATACGCGGCCATGTAAGCTTTGAAACTAACCTTGTTGATGATAAGGTTTTGCTTAAAGCCGATGGTATGCCTACCTACCACCTGGCTGTAGTGGTTGACGATTATTTGATGAAAATTACCCACGCCTTTCGTGGTGAAGAGTGGCTGCCCAGCGCACCCATACATATTTTGCTTTGGCGATATTTAGGCTGGGAAGCCGATATGCCGCAATGGGCCCATTTACCATTGATATTAAAGCCCGACGGGCATGGCAAACTAAGCAAGCGCGATGGCGCGCGCCTGGGTTTCCCGGTATATGCCATGAACTGGCTGGATGCTAAAACGGGCGAACTAACGCCGGGTTTCCGCGAGCTGGGCTTTTTGCCAGAGGCTTTTTTAAACCTGCTGGCCATGCTGGGCTGGAACACGGGCGGCGAACAGGAAATTTTTACTTTGGATGAGCTGATAGCTAATTTTTCGATAGAGCGGGTGAGCAAGGCGGGTGCTAAGTTTGACTTTGAAAAGGCCAAATGGTACAATGCCGAGTGGATAAAAAGGCTGCCAGCCGAAAGCCTGAAGCTGGAAGTTAAACACGAATTAGCTATACGTGGTATTGAAGCCAATGATGATGCTTACCTTATTAAAGTGATTGAAGCGGTTAAAGACCGCTGTATTTTACTGACTGATTTTTACCACCAGTCGGGTTACTTTTTTGAAACCCCGGCGGAATACGACCTGCCGTCAGTCAAACCAAAATGGACGGACGTTAAGACGGACTTTTTTAATGTACTAACGGGCAAATATGCCGATGTGCAAACCTGGGAACCTGCCGAACTGGAGTCTGTTTTTAAAGCTTTGGTTGAAGAAAAGGCTTTAAAAATTGGCGATGTGATGCTGCCTTTCCGTATAATGCTGGTGGGTGGCAAGTTTGGTCCGCATGTGTTTGATATTGCTGCGTTGTTGGGCAAAGAGGTTGTATTGGAGAGGATTGCGATGGCGTTGGGGGTGTTTACTACTTAG
- a CDS encoding Hsp20/alpha crystallin family protein translates to MPLNITDNETNFEVHVYAVGFLKENIKLSVTDDVLYISGTRTLDENQEPNFSRQEFPVKSFERVLNLNGQVDAQNISATQSNGVLTITLPKTVEAQKPAQEIKVN, encoded by the coding sequence GTGCCCCTTAACATTACAGATAACGAAACCAACTTTGAGGTGCATGTATATGCAGTTGGCTTTTTAAAAGAAAACATCAAACTATCCGTAACCGACGATGTACTCTACATCAGCGGAACCCGCACACTTGATGAAAACCAGGAACCAAACTTTAGCCGGCAAGAGTTCCCGGTAAAATCCTTCGAGCGTGTACTCAACCTTAACGGCCAGGTTGATGCCCAAAACATCAGCGCAACCCAAAGCAACGGCGTGCTTACTATCACGCTCCCTAAAACCGTTGAGGCTCAAAAGCCCGCGCAGGAAATTAAGGTTAACTAA
- a CDS encoding YraN family protein, protein MALHNQLGQLGEQLAKAHLEAAGYEIMDQNWCHGKAEIDLIAYHNKTIIFIEVKARSSNGFGEPEDFVDNRKQKLLAKAADEYIYLMNHQGEARFDIIAILFNNNNAYTLKHIEDAFWPSPDI, encoded by the coding sequence ATGGCCCTGCACAACCAACTGGGCCAACTGGGCGAACAATTGGCCAAAGCACACCTGGAAGCCGCAGGCTACGAAATTATGGACCAGAACTGGTGCCACGGCAAAGCCGAAATTGATTTAATTGCCTACCATAACAAAACCATTATTTTTATTGAAGTAAAGGCCCGCAGCAGCAACGGCTTTGGCGAACCCGAAGATTTTGTAGACAATCGTAAACAAAAATTATTAGCTAAAGCCGCAGATGAATATATTTACCTCATGAATCATCAGGGCGAGGCAAGGTTTGATATAATTGCTATCCTGTTCAACAATAACAATGCTTATACGTTAAAGCACATCGAGGATGCCTTTTGGCCGTCGCCCGATATTTAA
- a CDS encoding sensor histidine kinase, with protein sequence MNPYENKRRWKYLLLFFAVIIASGSLLYTSFLVRGIARNERTRAEVWAMSIRQQFSADDNDFIKFVTDVRDSLAVPAIVVDEIGDIKFTRGLDSTKTYLQDPGNKKRKIKFDPLYFRAQLEYMKSQHEPIKISIFSNEYWLVYYQDSPLLTQLKVFPYIQLTVIAIFLLVAYTAFNSSRKSEQNQVWVGLAKETAHQLGTPISSLMAWIELMKDKFNAEDDPLIAEMENDVKRLEIVADRFSKIGSKPILEVHSVYDVVNDYVNYFKFRVSNKISFIVKGDANLKAGINIPLFDWVLENLMKNAINAIDNTGSITVDISLHNAKKQIYIDVTDTGKGIAKSKFLTVFQPGYTTRKRGWGLGLSLTKRMIENYHEGQIFVKDSELGKGTTFRIILKNRSNG encoded by the coding sequence ATGAACCCGTACGAAAATAAGCGCCGCTGGAAGTACCTGCTCCTGTTTTTTGCTGTTATTATAGCAAGCGGTTCGTTACTGTACACCAGCTTTTTAGTGCGCGGCATTGCCCGCAACGAGCGTACCCGGGCCGAAGTATGGGCAATGAGCATCAGGCAGCAATTTTCGGCAGATGATAACGACTTTATTAAATTTGTTACCGATGTGCGCGATAGCCTTGCCGTACCCGCCATTGTGGTTGACGAAATTGGCGACATTAAATTTACCCGCGGGCTCGATTCTACCAAAACCTACCTCCAGGATCCCGGCAATAAAAAACGGAAGATCAAGTTCGATCCGCTTTACTTCCGTGCCCAGCTCGAGTACATGAAGAGCCAGCACGAACCCATTAAAATATCCATTTTTAGTAACGAATACTGGTTGGTTTATTATCAGGATTCGCCCTTGCTAACGCAGTTAAAGGTGTTCCCGTACATTCAGTTAACCGTAATTGCCATTTTTTTACTGGTTGCCTATACGGCCTTTAACTCCTCGCGAAAATCCGAACAAAACCAAGTTTGGGTAGGCTTGGCTAAAGAAACCGCCCACCAGTTGGGTACGCCAATATCATCGTTGATGGCCTGGATTGAACTCATGAAGGATAAGTTTAATGCCGAAGACGACCCGCTGATTGCCGAAATGGAAAACGATGTAAAACGCCTGGAAATTGTGGCCGACAGGTTCTCCAAAATCGGCTCAAAACCCATCCTCGAAGTGCATTCCGTTTACGATGTTGTTAACGATTATGTTAATTACTTTAAGTTTCGCGTAAGCAACAAAATAAGCTTTATAGTAAAAGGCGATGCCAACCTCAAAGCCGGCATAAACATACCCCTGTTTGATTGGGTGTTGGAGAACCTGATGAAAAATGCCATCAACGCTATTGATAATACCGGGAGTATCACGGTAGATATATCGTTACACAACGCCAAAAAACAAATTTATATTGATGTTACCGATACGGGCAAGGGCATTGCAAAATCAAAGTTTTTAACGGTGTTTCAACCCGGCTACACTACGCGCAAACGCGGCTGGGGTTTGGGGCTATCGCTCACCAAGCGAATGATAGAAAATTACCACGAAGGACAGATATTTGTGAAAGACTCCGAATTAGGCAAAGGCACCACATTCCGTATCATATTAAAAAACCGCAGCAATGGGTAA
- a CDS encoding N-acetylmuramoyl-L-alanine amidase, giving the protein MLVSACSPKGPYAVTNKVYKHQADSLTQILQVQQPVALTDSAGLAVPADWVGTVNFGIRKPNYVIIHFTAQDSLGQTLRTFTVKHTGTSAHYVVAKNGKVVHMVNDYLRANHAGVGKWGSVTDMNSISIGIEIDNNGNEPYTDAQINSLIALLTRLKTTYFIPTANFIGHEDFAPKRKPDPGPYFPWKKMAEHGFGYWSDDILELAPENFDYVTALRLIGYDTSDLNSAIIAFKRHFVQTDIKPKLTQLDMNILYNVYQKY; this is encoded by the coding sequence ATGCTGGTTTCGGCGTGTTCGCCTAAGGGGCCGTATGCGGTAACCAACAAGGTTTATAAGCACCAGGCCGATTCGCTTACGCAAATATTACAGGTGCAGCAGCCGGTTGCGCTTACAGATAGCGCGGGACTGGCTGTCCCGGCAGATTGGGTGGGCACGGTTAACTTCGGCATCCGCAAGCCTAATTATGTAATTATCCATTTTACCGCTCAGGATTCGCTTGGCCAAACGCTGCGCACCTTCACCGTTAAGCATACCGGCACCAGCGCCCATTATGTGGTGGCTAAAAACGGCAAGGTGGTACACATGGTTAACGATTATTTGCGCGCCAACCATGCCGGTGTGGGCAAATGGGGCAGCGTTACGGATATGAACAGCATATCGATAGGTATTGAGATTGATAATAACGGAAACGAACCTTATACCGATGCGCAGATAAACAGCTTAATTGCCTTGTTAACCCGGCTTAAAACAACTTATTTTATACCTACGGCCAATTTTATTGGTCATGAAGATTTTGCCCCCAAACGCAAGCCCGACCCGGGACCATACTTCCCCTGGAAAAAAATGGCCGAACATGGCTTTGGCTACTGGAGCGATGATATACTTGAACTGGCGCCGGAAAACTTTGACTACGTAACCGCCCTGCGCCTGATAGGCTATGATACCAGCGACTTAAACAGTGCCATTATTGCCTTTAAACGCCACTTTGTACAAACGGATATTAAGCCCAAACTTACCCAGCTTGATATGAATATTTTATACAACGTGTACCAAAAGTATTAG
- a CDS encoding DinB family protein, with protein sequence MGKPQPGDYVPFHETYISKVGEGSILTILQNQQQQTYQFFKSLTTERAAYAYAEGKWTIKQTLGHMIDTERIMAYRALRFARNDDTPLPGFDQDEYVLNSRHNDFEMDDMIEEFRLTRQANIFFCKTLNAEEKQRFGLASGNRVTVNALLYIIAGHELHHIQIIKERYL encoded by the coding sequence ATGGGTAAACCACAACCGGGCGATTACGTTCCCTTTCACGAAACCTACATTAGCAAAGTTGGCGAAGGCAGTATTTTAACCATATTGCAAAACCAGCAACAACAAACTTACCAATTTTTTAAATCGCTCACGACAGAGCGGGCTGCTTATGCTTACGCCGAAGGTAAGTGGACAATTAAGCAAACGCTGGGCCACATGATAGATACCGAGCGTATAATGGCTTACCGCGCCCTCCGCTTTGCCCGGAACGACGATACCCCTTTACCCGGTTTCGATCAGGATGAGTATGTGCTTAACTCGCGCCATAACGATTTTGAAATGGACGATATGATAGAGGAGTTTAGGCTTACCCGGCAGGCAAACATCTTTTTTTGTAAAACCCTCAACGCCGAAGAAAAGCAACGCTTTGGCCTGGCAAGCGGCAACCGGGTAACGGTAAATGCCTTGTTATATATTATAGCCGGGCACGAACTGCACCACATCCAAATTATTAAAGAGCGTTATTTATGA
- the ypfJ gene encoding KPN_02809 family neutral zinc metallopeptidase yields MQWFGGRQSDNVEDGNGSGGGGRGMIFGGGGILGIIGLLFYLFTGNNPAQPSQYGNSPNGQPGNQTYNGQSVQRRFVGVVLAGTEDVWDSLFRAEGHTYTKPKLYLYSGSVEAGCGFATSASGPFYCPADSKVYLDTAFFNELQDRFHAPGMAAEAYVIAHEIGHHVQNLLGVSAKMDQARNQLSSSEYNKLSVKLELQADFYAGIWAHYEQSGGNGIVINRSDIDSVLIAAHAIGDDRLQKQATGHVSPDSFTHGTSQQRAYWFKRGFDTGDLSKGNTFAEGEL; encoded by the coding sequence ATGCAGTGGTTTGGCGGCAGGCAAAGCGACAATGTGGAAGATGGCAACGGTAGTGGCGGCGGTGGCCGTGGGATGATATTTGGCGGCGGTGGTATTTTAGGTATCATAGGTTTGCTGTTTTACTTGTTTACGGGTAACAACCCCGCACAGCCAAGCCAATATGGCAATAGCCCCAATGGGCAGCCAGGCAACCAAACTTACAACGGCCAAAGCGTACAACGCCGTTTTGTTGGCGTGGTGCTGGCCGGTACCGAAGATGTTTGGGACAGCCTTTTTCGCGCCGAAGGGCATACTTATACCAAACCTAAGTTATATTTATACAGCGGCAGTGTTGAGGCCGGATGCGGTTTTGCAACATCGGCCAGCGGTCCGTTTTATTGCCCGGCGGATAGTAAGGTTTATTTGGATACCGCCTTTTTTAACGAATTGCAAGATCGTTTTCATGCGCCCGGCATGGCTGCCGAAGCTTACGTGATAGCGCACGAAATTGGCCACCATGTGCAAAACCTGTTAGGAGTTTCCGCAAAAATGGACCAGGCCCGCAATCAGCTTAGTAGCAGCGAATACAATAAGCTATCGGTTAAGCTGGAACTACAGGCCGATTTTTATGCCGGCATTTGGGCGCATTACGAACAAAGCGGTGGCAATGGCATTGTTATCAACCGATCGGACATTGACTCGGTATTGATTGCCGCCCATGCCATTGGCGACGACCGCCTGCAAAAGCAAGCCACCGGCCACGTATCGCCCGATAGCTTTACCCACGGCACATCCCAACAACGCGCTTACTGGTTTAAACGCGGTTTTGATACCGGAGATTTAAGTAAAGGGAATACTTTTGCAGAGGGGGAATTGTAA
- a CDS encoding HNH endonuclease: MSYESDMLKKLVMPTKIEVEHALLKTLFKHNGVIKEFSSGQEIVDEIANEFSLNDDQRVAFLETIYRKENRIKKSILWHRLLFRAADSLAKEKLVSRPTSTFALTSRREWMLTEDGYNKALDLLNIPTAQKLLLPTKSYEVEKIIKKLNENLRPQNYDPFDKSKKTLITTKEYSIRARGFRQAVIKAYDYKCAFCGLKLQSPNSLLWEVEAAHIVPHCFKGKDDIWNGIAFCHLHHWAFDVGWFTLQDDFKITISEKANLMSANYGKFFDRDLLRPLAGNKIFLPEKEESSPHPNSLLWHRKNRFYH; this comes from the coding sequence ATGAGTTATGAAAGTGATATGCTTAAGAAGTTGGTTATGCCAACAAAAATTGAGGTTGAACATGCTTTGCTTAAGACTCTTTTTAAGCATAATGGTGTAATTAAAGAATTTAGTTCAGGTCAAGAGATAGTTGATGAAATAGCAAATGAGTTTAGTCTTAATGACGATCAAAGGGTAGCATTTTTAGAAACAATATATCGAAAAGAAAATAGAATAAAAAAATCAATATTGTGGCATCGGCTTTTGTTTAGAGCCGCGGACTCATTAGCAAAAGAAAAATTGGTGTCGCGGCCTACGTCGACATTTGCACTTACCAGCCGAAGAGAATGGATGCTTACTGAAGATGGTTATAATAAAGCTTTAGATCTGTTGAATATTCCAACTGCCCAAAAGCTTCTTTTGCCTACCAAGTCTTATGAAGTAGAAAAAATAATTAAAAAGCTAAATGAAAATTTGCGACCACAGAATTATGACCCATTCGACAAATCTAAAAAGACACTTATCACTACAAAAGAATATTCAATAAGAGCACGAGGATTTCGCCAAGCTGTGATTAAGGCATACGATTATAAGTGCGCTTTTTGTGGATTGAAATTACAATCTCCTAACTCATTATTGTGGGAAGTAGAAGCCGCGCATATTGTGCCTCATTGTTTTAAAGGTAAAGATGATATTTGGAATGGAATAGCCTTTTGTCATCTCCATCATTGGGCTTTCGATGTTGGTTGGTTTACATTGCAAGATGATTTTAAAATTACAATATCAGAAAAAGCCAATTTGATGTCTGCAAACTACGGCAAATTTTTTGATCGTGATTTATTACGACCATTAGCTGGTAATAAAATATTTCTTCCTGAAAAGGAGGAAAGTAGCCCACATCCAAATTCTTTATTGTGGCATCGTAAGAATAGATTTTATCATTAA
- a CDS encoding PIN domain-containing protein codes for MSNIAIDTNILLYALDDFYPEKQNTAIQIIADKPLFCSQTVSEFANVCLRKWKFPKSKVAELIKTYLQQGIYVPVSEQMIVKAADIMNKYDFQLFDSIIISFALESGCSLLYSEDMNNGQIIEKQLTIVNPFTI; via the coding sequence ATGAGTAACATTGCTATTGATACCAATATATTGCTTTATGCCCTGGATGATTTTTATCCCGAAAAGCAAAATACCGCTATCCAGATCATAGCCGACAAGCCCTTATTTTGTTCACAGACTGTTAGTGAATTCGCCAATGTATGTCTTCGCAAATGGAAATTTCCCAAATCTAAAGTTGCTGAATTGATAAAAACCTACCTTCAACAAGGAATATACGTTCCCGTAAGCGAGCAAATGATAGTGAAGGCTGCAGACATTATGAATAAGTATGATTTTCAATTATTTGACTCCATAATTATTTCATTTGCGTTGGAGTCGGGATGTTCTTTATTATATTCTGAAGATATGAATAACGGACAAATCATAGAAAAACAACTCACCATTGTAAATCCGTTTACGATTTAA
- a CDS encoding hotdog fold thioesterase: MSRLWFGQADAVAINNRPKNHIGALLGIEFTEIGDDYIKATMPVDERTHQPYGILHGGASVVLAESIGSIASSLVIDPDKYMAVGQEVNANHLRPVKSGLVTAVCTPIHIGGKTHVWDIKIYNDKGKMSCISRLTVAVIPKV, translated from the coding sequence ATGAGCAGGCTTTGGTTTGGCCAGGCCGATGCCGTCGCAATAAACAACCGCCCTAAAAACCATATAGGTGCCTTACTGGGTATTGAATTTACCGAAATTGGCGACGACTACATCAAGGCCACCATGCCGGTTGACGAGCGTACCCACCAGCCCTATGGTATTTTGCACGGCGGCGCTTCGGTGGTGCTTGCCGAAAGCATAGGCAGCATAGCATCCTCGTTGGTAATTGATCCGGATAAGTATATGGCCGTTGGGCAGGAGGTGAACGCCAACCATTTGCGACCTGTAAAATCGGGCCTGGTTACCGCTGTTTGTACTCCTATACACATTGGCGGCAAAACCCACGTTTGGGATATTAAAATTTATAACGACAAAGGTAAAATGAGCTGCATCAGCAGGCTAACAGTGGCGGTGATACCGAAGGTTTAG
- a CDS encoding DUF6249 domain-containing protein, translating into MDTANLGILAGIIISLSTFALIFSVFYLYKREKMAMIERGMDPRIYKQQSAPYQTLKWGLLLMGSGLGLFIAFVLDHKVFTDDGHVAPIYFSMIGLFGGLGLLASFLVEKKQTLDKE; encoded by the coding sequence ATGGACACCGCAAACTTAGGCATACTTGCCGGAATTATTATTTCACTATCCACTTTCGCATTGATATTCAGCGTTTTTTATCTATACAAACGCGAAAAAATGGCTATGATTGAGCGTGGCATGGACCCCCGCATTTACAAACAACAATCGGCACCTTACCAAACCTTAAAATGGGGATTGCTTTTGATGGGTTCGGGATTGGGGTTGTTTATTGCCTTTGTACTGGACCATAAAGTATTTACCGACGACGGCCATGTTGCCCCAATTTACTTTTCGATGATAGGCCTTTTTGGTGGCCTGGGTTTACTTGCCTCCTTTTTAGTAGAGAAAAAACAAACGCTGGATAAGGAATAA
- a CDS encoding putative toxin-antitoxin system toxin component, PIN family yields the protein MAKTDLYIFDTNTLISAFLISGSVAFFALEKAIANGTLVFSTETFAEFEQVLFRKKFDKYFSEQERIQIIERLAHVSIFIKPLSNGSYCRDPDDDKLLNLAIDISAYCIVSGDNDLLVLHPFKNIPIIKASVFRDLFADDIKQ from the coding sequence ATGGCAAAGACTGATCTGTACATTTTTGATACAAATACTTTAATTAGCGCATTTCTTATTTCGGGTTCTGTTGCTTTTTTTGCTTTAGAAAAAGCCATCGCAAACGGCACTTTGGTTTTCTCAACCGAAACATTTGCTGAATTTGAACAGGTGTTGTTTAGAAAGAAATTTGATAAATACTTTTCTGAGCAAGAACGCATCCAAATTATTGAACGATTGGCCCATGTATCCATATTTATTAAGCCCTTGTCTAATGGTTCTTATTGCCGTGATCCCGACGATGATAAGCTACTTAATTTGGCTATAGACATTTCGGCTTATTGCATCGTGAGCGGAGACAATGATCTGCTGGTTCTGCACCCTTTTAAAAATATTCCCATCATAAAAGCATCTGTTTTCCGAGATCTGTTTGCCGATGATATTAAACAATAA
- a CDS encoding glutaminyl-peptide cyclotransferase, which produces MKNRVIVLVAFLAVALAACKTHETASLSISPNDGTSYKLGNEIAVKVVIPPSIKADSIQYLIDSVRVTSRKDTLTAKLKTDSLKLGNKLITAKVFADGKPTEISTNVLLLAAKAPEVYTYQVEKVFPHDTASFTEGLQYVDGAMYESTGLEKQSYLLKTDLNTGKTLKSVKLDSAYFGEGIAVVGDKIMQLTYKTAIGFVYDKNTFKQIGTFNYNWGKEGWGVCFDGKTIYNDDGTNRIFMLNKDTYRPYSFIDVYDDTKAIDSINEMEYIDGKIYANIWQTDTIIVINPRNGAVLQRIDLSKLYPLATRNHNADVLNGIAWDAKGRRMFITGKKWDKMFQVKFVKQ; this is translated from the coding sequence ATGAAAAACAGAGTAATAGTCTTAGTTGCATTTTTAGCCGTTGCACTTGCCGCCTGTAAAACCCACGAAACTGCTTCGTTAAGCATTAGCCCCAATGACGGCACAAGCTATAAACTGGGTAACGAAATAGCTGTTAAAGTAGTGATTCCTCCATCTATCAAGGCCGATTCTATCCAGTATTTGATTGATTCCGTTAGGGTAACTTCCCGCAAGGACACCTTAACAGCCAAACTTAAAACCGACTCGTTGAAACTGGGCAACAAGCTGATAACCGCCAAAGTATTTGCCGACGGTAAACCAACGGAAATTTCGACAAATGTACTTTTACTCGCCGCCAAAGCACCCGAAGTGTATACCTACCAGGTGGAAAAGGTGTTTCCGCACGACACAGCTTCGTTTACCGAGGGCCTGCAATATGTTGACGGCGCAATGTACGAAAGCACCGGTTTAGAAAAACAATCGTACCTGTTAAAAACCGATTTGAATACGGGCAAAACCCTAAAATCGGTTAAGCTGGATAGTGCCTATTTTGGCGAGGGCATTGCCGTTGTGGGCGATAAAATAATGCAATTAACCTACAAAACCGCCATAGGCTTTGTTTACGACAAAAACACCTTTAAACAAATAGGCACCTTTAACTACAACTGGGGTAAAGAGGGCTGGGGCGTATGTTTTGACGGTAAAACTATTTATAACGACGACGGTACCAACCGCATTTTTATGCTGAATAAGGATACCTACCGCCCCTATAGTTTTATTGATGTTTACGACGATACCAAAGCCATTGACAGTATAAACGAGATGGAATACATAGACGGTAAAATATACGCCAACATTTGGCAAACCGATACCATTATAGTGATAAACCCCCGCAACGGTGCCGTTTTACAGCGGATAGACCTAAGCAAACTATATCCCCTTGCCACCCGCAACCACAATGCCGACGTACTAAACGGTATAGCCTGGGATGCCAAAGGCCGCCGCATGTTCATCACCGGTAAAAAATGGGACAAAATGTTCCAGGTTAAGTTTGTAAAGCAATAG
- a CDS encoding dicarboxylate/amino acid:cation symporter, translated as MSKALKNYSGILWLLAGITAGSITGMLFSKQAELLKPIGDIFLNLLFVAVVPLVFFSIASAIANLRGSQKLSRIVGIMCAVFLGTVLVAAMVTMVAMWLFPVHQQIARAATAVQEAETNFSGDSITQLFTTGEFYQLLSRKNMLAMIIFALLIGFGTLKSGEKGLAFREFLASGAEVFKNVFVIIMKPAPIGLGAYFAYQVATFGPSLFGSYAHTLGIGYGVSLFYYAVFFSLYAFIAGGVRGVKRYWQNNIIPSATAVGTCSSIATIPANLDAAKKMGVSDVIANITIPLGGTLHKDGSAISSILKMAVVFAMFGKGFDSPQVIVLALGMTVLVSIVEGGIPNGGFVGELLFISAYGLPPEALPPAIVIGTFIDPVATLLNATGDTVAAMLVNRFVDGEARSEG; from the coding sequence ATGAGCAAGGCTTTAAAAAACTACAGCGGCATTTTATGGTTGCTTGCCGGCATTACAGCGGGCAGCATTACCGGTATGCTGTTTAGCAAACAGGCCGAACTGCTTAAACCCATTGGCGATATATTTTTAAACCTGCTGTTTGTTGCCGTAGTTCCGCTGGTGTTTTTTTCAATAGCATCGGCCATTGCCAACTTGCGGGGTTCGCAAAAACTGAGCCGTATAGTGGGCATTATGTGCGCCGTTTTTTTGGGTACTGTGCTTGTAGCTGCTATGGTTACTATGGTGGCTATGTGGCTGTTCCCGGTGCATCAGCAAATTGCAAGGGCAGCTACCGCCGTACAAGAGGCCGAAACAAATTTCTCGGGCGACTCCATAACCCAGCTATTTACCACCGGCGAGTTTTACCAGTTGCTATCGCGCAAAAACATGCTGGCCATGATAATTTTTGCCCTGCTGATAGGCTTCGGCACCTTAAAATCGGGCGAAAAGGGTTTGGCTTTCCGCGAATTTTTAGCTTCGGGAGCAGAGGTATTTAAAAACGTTTTCGTGATTATCATGAAGCCTGCCCCTATTGGTTTAGGTGCTTACTTTGCTTACCAGGTTGCAACTTTTGGCCCCTCGTTATTTGGCAGTTATGCGCATACGCTGGGCATTGGCTATGGGGTTAGCCTGTTTTACTACGCGGTATTTTTTAGTTTATATGCCTTTATTGCAGGTGGCGTGCGCGGTGTAAAGCGGTACTGGCAAAACAACATTATCCCCTCGGCAACGGCGGTGGGTACGTGCAGCAGCATTGCTACCATACCTGCCAATTTAGATGCCGCCAAAAAAATGGGCGTTAGCGATGTGATAGCCAATATTACCATTCCGCTTGGCGGAACGCTGCATAAGGATGGTTCGGCCATATCGTCGATATTGAAAATGGCAGTTGTGTTTGCCATGTTTGGGAAAGGCTTTGATAGTCCGCAAGTAATAGTGCTGGCCCTTGGGATGACGGTGTTGGTCAGCATTGTTGAAGGCGGCATACCCAACGGCGGCTTTGTTGGCGAATTGCTGTTTATATCGGCCTACGGCCTGCCGCCCGAAGCGTTGCCACCTGCCATTGTTATTGGTACCTTTATTGACCCTGTGGCTACCCTATTGAATGCTACGGGCGATACTGTGGCTGCGATGCTGGTGAACAGGTTTGTTGATGGAGAGGCAAGAAGCGAGGGGTGA